The proteins below are encoded in one region of Rhinolophus sinicus isolate RSC01 linkage group LG07, ASM3656204v1, whole genome shotgun sequence:
- the WIZ gene encoding protein Wiz isoform X6, giving the protein MAEVAFLTGSPIPASAKPSPVPPPPPIGSAVVANFDPGTFSLMRCDFCGAGFDTRAGLSSHARAHLRDFGITNWELTVSPINILQELLATSAAERPPSPLGREPGGPPGGYLTSRRARLPLTVPFPPTWAEDPGPAYGDGLGSEENAMVAMDLGSPPLPKKSLPLPGPLEQVANRLSSKVAAEVPHGSKQELPDLKAQSLTTCEVCGACFETRKGLSSHARSHLRQLGVAESESSGAPIDLLYELVKQKGLPDTPLGLPPGLTKKSSSPKEVVAGAPRQSLLTLAKPLDTPGVNKAIKSPPGFSAKGLAHPPSSPLLKKAPLALAGSPTPKNPEDKSPQLSLSPRPASPKAQWPQSEDEGPLNLTLDSDGGRELDCQLCGAWFETRKGLSSHARAHLRHLGVSDPDAKGSPIDVLHGLIRRVGVQNRLPPGRGVLAQLGRPPPTSTALSLLPPPPPAKKAKLKAAGAASPWGKQDLSAAAAAGIFWASDVEPSPLNLSSGPEPARDIRCEFCGEFFENRKGLSSHARSHLRQMGVTEWYVNGSPIDTLREILKRRTQSRPSGPPNPPGPSPKALAKVIGSGGPGSSLEARSPADLHLSPLAKKLPPPPGSPLGHSPTASPPPTARKMFPGLTTPSLTKKLKPEQMRVEIKREMLPGALHGEPHPSEGPWVAPREDMTPLNLSSRAEPVRDIRCEFCGEFFENRKGLSSHARSHLRQMGVTEWSVNGSPIDTLREILKKKSKPCLIKKEPPAGDLAPALAEDGPPTAAPGPVQPLLPLVPMAGRPGKPGAGPAQVPRELSLAPITGAKPSATSYLGSVAAKRPLQEDRLLPAEVKAKTFIQTELPFKAKTLHEKTSHSSTEACCELCGLYFENRKALASHARAHLRQFGVTEWCVNGSPIETLSEWIKHRPQKVGAYRSYIQGGRPFTKKFRSAGHGRDSDKRPPLGLAPGGLAVVGRSAGGEPGPEAGRAADSGERPLAASPPGTVKAEEHQRQNINKFERRQARPADASAARGGEEAGDLQQKLEEARQPPPRVRPVPSLVPRPPQTSLVKFVGNIYTLKCRFCEVEFQGPLSIQEEWVRHLQRHILEMNFSKADPPPEEPQAPPAQTTVAEAP; this is encoded by the exons ACGGGCAGCCCCATCCCGGCCTCAGCGAAGCCCTCCCCCGTGCCACCTCCGCCACCCATCGGATCAGCAGTTG TGGCTAACTTCGACCCTGGCACCTTCAGCCTGATGCGCTGTGACTTCTGCGGGGCTGGCTTTGACACGAGGGCCGGCCTCTCCAGCCATGCCCGGGCCCATCTGCGTGACTTTGGCATCACCAACTGGGAGCTCACCGTCTCGCCCATCAACATCCTGCAGGAGCTGCTGGCCACCTCAGCTGCCGAGAGGCCCCCCAGCCCCCTTGGCCGTGAGCCTGGGGGGCCCCCTGGTGGCTATCTGACCTCCCGCAGGGCCCGCTTACCTCTCACAGTGCCCTTCCCACCCACCTGGGCTGAGGACCCTGGGCCAGCCTACGGAGATG GCCTGGGTTCTGAGGAAAACGCCATGGTGGCCATGGACTTGGGCTCCCCCCCGCTCCCCAAGAAGAGCCTGCCTCTCCCAGGGCCCCTGGAGCAGGTGGCCAATCGGCTGAGCAGCAAAGTGGCTGCAGAGGTTCCTCATGGCAGCAAGCAAGAGCTGCCGGACCTCAAGG CCCAGAGCCTGACCACCTGCGAGGTCTGCGGTGCCTGCTTTGAGACACGCAAGGGCCTGTCCAGCCACGCACGCTCCCACCTGCGGCAGCTGGGTGTGGCCGAGTCCGAGAGCAGTGGTGCCCCCATCGACCTCCTCTACGAGCTCGTGAAGCAGAAGGGCCTGCCTGACACACCCCTCGGGCTGCCCCCGGGCCTGACTAAGAAGTCCAGCTCTCCAAAGGAAGTGGTTGCTGGGGCTCCCCGGCAGAGCCTGCTGACTCTGGCCAAGCCCCTGGACACCCCAGGTGTCAACAAGGCCATCAAGTCGCCTCCTGGCTTCTCAGCCAAGGGCCTGGCCCACCCACCCAGCTCCCCACTCCTCAAGAAGGCACCGCTGGCCCTGGCGGGCTCCCCTACCCCCAAGAATCCTGAGGACAAGAGCCCCCAGCTGTCCCTGAGCCCCCGGCCAGCCTCCCCAAAGGCACAGTGGCCTCAGTCTGAGGACGAGGGGCCCCTGAACCTCA CTTTAGATAGTGACGGGGGCAGAGAGCTGGACTGCCAGCTGTGCGGTGCCTGGTTTGAGACCCGCAAGGGCCTGTCCAGCCACGCCCGCGCCCACCTACGCCACCTGGGCGTCAGCGACCCGGACGCCAAGGGATCCCCCATAGACGTGCTCCACGGGCTCATCAGGAGGGTCGGCGTCCAGAATCGCCTCCCACCGGGGCGCGGCGTGCTGGCCCAGCTGGGGCggcctcctcccacctccacgGCCCTCTCCTTGCTCCCCCCCCCACCGCCGGCCAAGAAGGCCAAGCTGAAGGCCGCGGGTGCGGCCAGCCCCTGGGGGAAGCAGGACCTCTCGGCCGCCGCAGCCGCCGGCATTTTCTGGGCCTCTGATGTGGAGCCGTCTCCTCTCAACCTCT CTTCTGGCCCAGAGCCAGCTCGCGATATCCGCTGTGAGTTCTGTGGCGAGTTCTTCGAGAACCGCAAGGGCCTGTCCAGCCATGCACGCTCGCACCTGCGGCAGATGGGGGTGACTGAGTGGTACGTCAACGGCTCACCCATCGACACGCTGAGGGAGATCCTCAAGAGACGGACCCAGTCCCGGCCCAGTGGACCCCCCAACCCGCCGGGACCCAGCCCGAAAGCCCTGGCCAAGGTGATAGGCAGCGGAGGTCCAGGCAGCTCACTGGAAGCCCGCAGCCCTGCGGACCTTCACCTCTCACCCCTGGCCAAGAAGTTGCCACCGCCACCAGGCAGCCCCCTGGGCCACTCACCAactgcctctcctcctcccacgGCCCGAAAGATGTTCCCGGGCCTCACCACACCCTCCCTGACCAAGAAGCTGAAGCCTGAACAAATGCGGGTGGAAATCAAGCGTGAGATGCTGCCAGGGGCCCTTCACGGGGAGCCGCACCCATCCGAGGGTCCCTGGGTAGCACCGCGGGAAGATATGACTCCCCTGAACTTGT CATCCCGGGCAGAGCCAGTGCGTGACATCCGCTGTGAGTTCTGCGGCGAGTTCTTCGAGAACCGCAAGGGCCTGTCCAGCCATGCACGCTCGCACCTGCGGCAGATGGGGGTGACTGAGTGGTCCGTCAACGGCTCACCCATCGACACGCTGCGGGAGATCCTTAAGAAGAAGTCCAAGCCGTGCCTCATCAAGAAGGAGCCACCGGCCGGAGACCTGGCCCCTGCGTTGGCTGAGGATGGGCCCCCCACAGCGGCTCCTGGGCCTGTGCAGCCCCTTTTGCCGCTGGTACCCATGGCTGGCCGGCCAGGCAAACCAGGAGCTGGGCCGGCCCAGGTACCCCGCGAGCTCAGCCTGGCACCCATCACCGGTGCCAAGCCCTCAGCCACCAGCTACCTGGGCTCAGTGGCAGCCAAGCGGCCCCTGCAGGAGGACCGCCTCCTCCCTGCAGAGGTCAAGGCCAAGACCTTCATCCAGACTGAACTGCCCTTCAAAGCAAAGACCCTCCACGAGAAGACCTCCCACTCCT CCACCGAGGCCTGCTGTGAGCTGTGTGGCCTTTACTTCGAAAACCGCAAGGCTCTGGCCAGCCACGCACGGGCGCACCTGCGACAGTTCGGCGTGACCGAGTGGTGTGTGAATGGGTCACCCATTGAGACGCTGAGCGAGTGGATTAAGCACCGGCCCCAGAAGGTGGGCGCCTACCGCAGCTACATCCAGGGCGGCCGCCCCTTCACCAAGAAGTTCCGCAGTGCCGGCCATGGCCGCGATAGCGACAAGCGGCCgcccctggggctggcacccggGGGCCTGGCCGTGGTGGGCCGCAGTGCTGGGGGTGAGCCGGGGCCCGAGGCTGGCCGGGCAGCTGACAGTGGTGAGCGGCCTCTGGCAGCCAGCCCGCCGGGTACTGTGAAAGCTGAGGAGCACCAGCGGCAGAACATCAACA AATTTGAGCGCCGACAAGCCCGCCCTGCAGATGCTTCTGCGGCCAGGGGAGGCGAGGAGGCCGGTGACTTGCagcagaagctggaggaggcacGGCAGCCCCCACCCCGGGTCCGGCCGGTCCCCTCCCTGGTGCCCCGGCCGCCCCAGACGTCATTGGTCAAGTTCGTGGGCAACATCTATACCCTCAAGTGCAG GTTCTGTGAGGTAGAATTCCAGGGGCCCCTCTCCATCCAAGAGGAGTGGGTGCGGCACTTACAGCGGCACATCCTAGAGATGAATTTCTCCAAAGCGGACCCCCCGCCCGAGGAGCCCCAGGCCCCACCGGCACAGACAACGGTGGCAGAGGCGCCCTAA
- the WIZ gene encoding protein Wiz isoform X8 produces MAEVAFLTGSPIPASAKPSPVPPPPPIGSAVVANFDPGTFSLMRCDFCGAGFDTRAGLSSHARAHLRDFGITNWELTVSPINILQELLATSAAERPPSPLGREPGGPPGGYLTSRRARLPLTVPFPPTWAEDPGPAYGDAQSLTTCEVCGACFETRKGLSSHARSHLRQLGVAESESSGAPIDLLYELVKQKGLPDTPLGLPPGLTKKSSSPKEVVAGAPRQSLLTLAKPLDTPGVNKAIKSPPGFSAKGLAHPPSSPLLKKAPLALAGSPTPKNPEDKSPQLSLSPRPASPKAQWPQSEDEGPLNLTLDSDGGRELDCQLCGAWFETRKGLSSHARAHLRHLGVSDPDAKGSPIDVLHGLIRRVGVQNRLPPGRGVLAQLGRPPPTSTALSLLPPPPPAKKAKLKAAGAASPWGKQDLSAAAAAGIFWASDVEPSPLNLSSGPEPARDIRCEFCGEFFENRKGLSSHARSHLRQMGVTEWYVNGSPIDTLREILKRRTQSRPSGPPNPPGPSPKALAKVIGSGGPGSSLEARSPADLHLSPLAKKLPPPPGSPLGHSPTASPPPTARKMFPGLTTPSLTKKLKPEQMRVEIKREMLPGALHGEPHPSEGPWVAPREDMTPLNLSSRAEPVRDIRCEFCGEFFENRKGLSSHARSHLRQMGVTEWSVNGSPIDTLREILKKKSKPCLIKKEPPAGDLAPALAEDGPPTAAPGPVQPLLPLVPMAGRPGKPGAGPAQVPRELSLAPITGAKPSATSYLGSVAAKRPLQEDRLLPAEVKAKTFIQTELPFKAKTLHEKTSHSSTEACCELCGLYFENRKALASHARAHLRQFGVTEWCVNGSPIETLSEWIKHRPQKVGAYRSYIQGGRPFTKKFRSAGHGRDSDKRPPLGLAPGGLAVVGRSAGGEPGPEAGRAADSGERPLAASPPGTVKAEEHQRQNINKFERRQARPADASAARGGEEAGDLQQKLEEARQPPPRVRPVPSLVPRPPQTSLVKFVGNIYTLKCRFCEVEFQGPLSIQEEWVRHLQRHILEMNFSKADPPPEEPQAPPAQTTVAEAP; encoded by the exons ACGGGCAGCCCCATCCCGGCCTCAGCGAAGCCCTCCCCCGTGCCACCTCCGCCACCCATCGGATCAGCAGTTG TGGCTAACTTCGACCCTGGCACCTTCAGCCTGATGCGCTGTGACTTCTGCGGGGCTGGCTTTGACACGAGGGCCGGCCTCTCCAGCCATGCCCGGGCCCATCTGCGTGACTTTGGCATCACCAACTGGGAGCTCACCGTCTCGCCCATCAACATCCTGCAGGAGCTGCTGGCCACCTCAGCTGCCGAGAGGCCCCCCAGCCCCCTTGGCCGTGAGCCTGGGGGGCCCCCTGGTGGCTATCTGACCTCCCGCAGGGCCCGCTTACCTCTCACAGTGCCCTTCCCACCCACCTGGGCTGAGGACCCTGGGCCAGCCTACGGAGATG CCCAGAGCCTGACCACCTGCGAGGTCTGCGGTGCCTGCTTTGAGACACGCAAGGGCCTGTCCAGCCACGCACGCTCCCACCTGCGGCAGCTGGGTGTGGCCGAGTCCGAGAGCAGTGGTGCCCCCATCGACCTCCTCTACGAGCTCGTGAAGCAGAAGGGCCTGCCTGACACACCCCTCGGGCTGCCCCCGGGCCTGACTAAGAAGTCCAGCTCTCCAAAGGAAGTGGTTGCTGGGGCTCCCCGGCAGAGCCTGCTGACTCTGGCCAAGCCCCTGGACACCCCAGGTGTCAACAAGGCCATCAAGTCGCCTCCTGGCTTCTCAGCCAAGGGCCTGGCCCACCCACCCAGCTCCCCACTCCTCAAGAAGGCACCGCTGGCCCTGGCGGGCTCCCCTACCCCCAAGAATCCTGAGGACAAGAGCCCCCAGCTGTCCCTGAGCCCCCGGCCAGCCTCCCCAAAGGCACAGTGGCCTCAGTCTGAGGACGAGGGGCCCCTGAACCTCA CTTTAGATAGTGACGGGGGCAGAGAGCTGGACTGCCAGCTGTGCGGTGCCTGGTTTGAGACCCGCAAGGGCCTGTCCAGCCACGCCCGCGCCCACCTACGCCACCTGGGCGTCAGCGACCCGGACGCCAAGGGATCCCCCATAGACGTGCTCCACGGGCTCATCAGGAGGGTCGGCGTCCAGAATCGCCTCCCACCGGGGCGCGGCGTGCTGGCCCAGCTGGGGCggcctcctcccacctccacgGCCCTCTCCTTGCTCCCCCCCCCACCGCCGGCCAAGAAGGCCAAGCTGAAGGCCGCGGGTGCGGCCAGCCCCTGGGGGAAGCAGGACCTCTCGGCCGCCGCAGCCGCCGGCATTTTCTGGGCCTCTGATGTGGAGCCGTCTCCTCTCAACCTCT CTTCTGGCCCAGAGCCAGCTCGCGATATCCGCTGTGAGTTCTGTGGCGAGTTCTTCGAGAACCGCAAGGGCCTGTCCAGCCATGCACGCTCGCACCTGCGGCAGATGGGGGTGACTGAGTGGTACGTCAACGGCTCACCCATCGACACGCTGAGGGAGATCCTCAAGAGACGGACCCAGTCCCGGCCCAGTGGACCCCCCAACCCGCCGGGACCCAGCCCGAAAGCCCTGGCCAAGGTGATAGGCAGCGGAGGTCCAGGCAGCTCACTGGAAGCCCGCAGCCCTGCGGACCTTCACCTCTCACCCCTGGCCAAGAAGTTGCCACCGCCACCAGGCAGCCCCCTGGGCCACTCACCAactgcctctcctcctcccacgGCCCGAAAGATGTTCCCGGGCCTCACCACACCCTCCCTGACCAAGAAGCTGAAGCCTGAACAAATGCGGGTGGAAATCAAGCGTGAGATGCTGCCAGGGGCCCTTCACGGGGAGCCGCACCCATCCGAGGGTCCCTGGGTAGCACCGCGGGAAGATATGACTCCCCTGAACTTGT CATCCCGGGCAGAGCCAGTGCGTGACATCCGCTGTGAGTTCTGCGGCGAGTTCTTCGAGAACCGCAAGGGCCTGTCCAGCCATGCACGCTCGCACCTGCGGCAGATGGGGGTGACTGAGTGGTCCGTCAACGGCTCACCCATCGACACGCTGCGGGAGATCCTTAAGAAGAAGTCCAAGCCGTGCCTCATCAAGAAGGAGCCACCGGCCGGAGACCTGGCCCCTGCGTTGGCTGAGGATGGGCCCCCCACAGCGGCTCCTGGGCCTGTGCAGCCCCTTTTGCCGCTGGTACCCATGGCTGGCCGGCCAGGCAAACCAGGAGCTGGGCCGGCCCAGGTACCCCGCGAGCTCAGCCTGGCACCCATCACCGGTGCCAAGCCCTCAGCCACCAGCTACCTGGGCTCAGTGGCAGCCAAGCGGCCCCTGCAGGAGGACCGCCTCCTCCCTGCAGAGGTCAAGGCCAAGACCTTCATCCAGACTGAACTGCCCTTCAAAGCAAAGACCCTCCACGAGAAGACCTCCCACTCCT CCACCGAGGCCTGCTGTGAGCTGTGTGGCCTTTACTTCGAAAACCGCAAGGCTCTGGCCAGCCACGCACGGGCGCACCTGCGACAGTTCGGCGTGACCGAGTGGTGTGTGAATGGGTCACCCATTGAGACGCTGAGCGAGTGGATTAAGCACCGGCCCCAGAAGGTGGGCGCCTACCGCAGCTACATCCAGGGCGGCCGCCCCTTCACCAAGAAGTTCCGCAGTGCCGGCCATGGCCGCGATAGCGACAAGCGGCCgcccctggggctggcacccggGGGCCTGGCCGTGGTGGGCCGCAGTGCTGGGGGTGAGCCGGGGCCCGAGGCTGGCCGGGCAGCTGACAGTGGTGAGCGGCCTCTGGCAGCCAGCCCGCCGGGTACTGTGAAAGCTGAGGAGCACCAGCGGCAGAACATCAACA AATTTGAGCGCCGACAAGCCCGCCCTGCAGATGCTTCTGCGGCCAGGGGAGGCGAGGAGGCCGGTGACTTGCagcagaagctggaggaggcacGGCAGCCCCCACCCCGGGTCCGGCCGGTCCCCTCCCTGGTGCCCCGGCCGCCCCAGACGTCATTGGTCAAGTTCGTGGGCAACATCTATACCCTCAAGTGCAG GTTCTGTGAGGTAGAATTCCAGGGGCCCCTCTCCATCCAAGAGGAGTGGGTGCGGCACTTACAGCGGCACATCCTAGAGATGAATTTCTCCAAAGCGGACCCCCCGCCCGAGGAGCCCCAGGCCCCACCGGCACAGACAACGGTGGCAGAGGCGCCCTAA